In Capsicum annuum cultivar UCD-10X-F1 unplaced genomic scaffold, UCD10Xv1.1 ctg46347, whole genome shotgun sequence, the genomic window TTGAAAGAACTCCAATCCTTTGGTGAAAGTCTTGACTTTCCAGGACCTATGCAGCTTCAGTGTGCCACCATCATTAACCAAATCCCACCCCGACACCTGCACAAAGTAGTATTAGCAAATATAAATGACTGTCTACATGAAGACACGTTAAATTACAAACCTGTGGCATCAACTGATTGGCAGCTTCTTCAGTCAAAGTCCTCAAATCCTTTGTGTTGCATGGTACACACTTCTTAGTTGACAAAACTGAAATGAGTATTATTCAACT contains:
- the LOC124892343 gene encoding pterin-4-alpha-carbinolamine dehydratase 2, mitochondrial (The sequence of the model RefSeq protein was modified relative to this genomic sequence to represent the inferred CDS: added 68 bases not found in genome assembly) → MCSHLAVSTNTTTRNRIRTLWSDAVLSTKKCVPCNTKDLRTLTEEAANQLMPQVSGWDLVNDGGTLKLHRSWKVKTFTKGLEFFQEVANVAEAEGHHPDLHLVGWNNVKIDIWTHSV